One Coleofasciculus chthonoplastes PCC 7420 DNA segment encodes these proteins:
- a CDS encoding sensor histidine kinase, with protein sequence MVQKWLLPNISEVLAQNTPTGVNNPVESQVESTTVVMNKGQRSAASQRMRDERRSQREWQSAIASLEKLLLQVLCQQDQGDNSASLNGLVLAGPAPVLSHSDLLSHFQTGVFTTETVNPWSFMPFQLPPAQPEKAQGTVNTTYELCLFPADSLTEEQFCLVFTRGFSLVMAAGDDPNGVPGFRFSFDPEDVQKAWASLYPRLLLANPHQLSYLDTLVKQFAPQPPDYKIVMQFGRQLLQNMPEYSVEPKNETIAVTPINSVTQVSTDPAYSETIEDRDWQPLAKSETRVNHRVSQLRESAPDVELLQALTHEVRTPLTTIRTLTKLLLKRKDLAPEVIRRLEIIDHECTEQINRMELIFRAVELETKAVKETPVNLTSMSLAQIFQTSIPHWQKQAQRRNVSLDVVLPQNLPTVVSNPSMLDQVLTGLVENFTRTLPAGGHIQVQVTPAGDQLKLQFQSQPNPDNSGNLDKFGQSTCQTLKSIGQLLMFQPETGSLSLNLNVTKHLFQALGGKLIVRQRPQTGEVMTIFLPLEVRNNSSNQEGILV encoded by the coding sequence GTGGTGCAAAAGTGGTTGTTACCAAACATCAGCGAAGTTTTAGCTCAGAATACGCCGACTGGGGTGAACAATCCGGTCGAATCTCAGGTTGAATCGACAACGGTTGTCATGAATAAGGGACAGCGCAGTGCGGCGAGTCAGCGGATGAGAGACGAAAGGAGATCGCAGCGAGAATGGCAAAGTGCGATCGCGTCTCTGGAAAAGTTACTCTTACAAGTCCTTTGCCAACAGGATCAAGGTGACAACTCAGCATCTCTAAATGGGTTAGTTTTAGCCGGTCCTGCACCTGTTTTAAGCCACTCTGATCTGCTTTCTCATTTTCAAACGGGGGTGTTTACGACTGAAACTGTAAACCCCTGGAGTTTTATGCCCTTTCAATTGCCTCCAGCTCAACCGGAAAAAGCTCAAGGTACGGTTAATACGACTTATGAACTCTGCTTATTTCCGGCTGACTCATTAACTGAGGAGCAGTTTTGCTTAGTCTTTACCCGTGGCTTTAGTTTAGTTATGGCGGCGGGAGACGATCCCAATGGTGTACCTGGATTTCGCTTCTCCTTTGATCCAGAGGATGTGCAAAAAGCTTGGGCGTCTCTTTATCCTCGATTATTATTAGCCAATCCCCATCAACTGAGTTATTTAGATACATTAGTTAAGCAGTTTGCGCCTCAGCCTCCCGATTATAAAATTGTTATGCAATTTGGGCGTCAGTTGCTGCAAAATATGCCGGAATATTCTGTAGAACCGAAGAATGAAACCATAGCAGTAACACCGATTAATTCAGTTACTCAAGTTTCTACAGATCCGGCGTACAGTGAGACAATTGAAGACCGGGATTGGCAACCCTTAGCTAAGTCAGAAACCCGGGTTAATCATCGAGTGTCCCAACTCCGTGAATCCGCCCCGGATGTGGAACTTTTGCAAGCTTTAACTCATGAAGTTCGCACACCACTAACGACGATTCGCACGTTAACTAAATTATTATTAAAACGTAAAGATTTAGCACCAGAAGTAATTCGACGTCTGGAAATCATAGATCATGAATGTACAGAACAGATTAACCGCATGGAGTTAATTTTTAGAGCCGTTGAATTAGAAACAAAAGCGGTGAAAGAAACCCCGGTTAATCTCACATCAATGTCATTGGCTCAAATTTTCCAGACTAGTATTCCCCACTGGCAAAAGCAGGCACAGCGGCGTAATGTTAGCTTGGATGTCGTATTGCCGCAAAATCTGCCCACGGTGGTGAGTAATCCTTCGATGTTAGATCAGGTGTTGACGGGTTTAGTGGAGAATTTTACCCGTACCTTACCCGCCGGCGGTCATATTCAGGTGCAGGTTACTCCTGCTGGAGACCAGTTAAAGTTGCAATTTCAGTCCCAACCTAACCCAGACAATTCGGGGAATTTGGATAAGTTTGGACAGTCAACCTGTCAGACGTTAAAGTCAATTGGTCAGTTATTAATGTTTCAGCCAGAAACAGGCAGTCTGAGTTTGAATCTAAACGTGACCAAGCATTTGTTCCAAGCCTTGGGCGGTAAATTAATTGTGCGTCAGCGACCGCAAACTGGGGAAGTGATGACGATATTTTTGCCTTTGGAAGTTAGGAATAATAGCAGTAATCAAGAGGGAATATTGGTGTAG
- a CDS encoding YlxR family protein: MEPNYRRCLSCRRVAQKQALWRVVRIHPSRQVKLDQGMGRSAYICPQASCLAAAQKKNRLGRALRASVPDEIYQRLWQRLEPCPWSIQRSSD; the protein is encoded by the coding sequence ATGGAACCCAATTACCGACGTTGCCTAAGTTGTCGCCGGGTGGCTCAAAAACAAGCATTATGGCGAGTTGTGCGAATCCATCCATCGCGACAGGTAAAATTAGATCAGGGCATGGGACGTTCGGCTTATATCTGTCCTCAAGCGAGTTGTCTGGCAGCTGCTCAGAAGAAAAATCGATTGGGACGAGCGCTGAGGGCATCGGTTCCCGACGAAATTTATCAACGATTATGGCAGCGTTTAGAACCTTGTCCCTGGAGCATCCAACGCAGCAGCGATTGA
- the nusA gene encoding transcription termination factor NusA has protein sequence MSIVNLPGLKKMIEEISQSHNLPKSAVQQALREALIKGYERYRRAQRMERPHFDDEYFNNFEVDLDIEEEGFRILCTKTIVEEVGNTDHHISLKEVQEVASEAQLGDSVVLDVTPDQRDFGRMAAIQTKQVLSQKLRDQQRKLIQEEFEELEGTVLQARVLRFERQSVIMAISSGFGQPEVEAELPKREQLPNDTYRIGSTFKVFLKKVREGPHRGPQLVVSRASAGLVVYLFANEVPEIEDEVVRIVAVAREANPPSRHVGPRTKIAVDTLERDVDPVGACIGARGSRIQVVVNELRGEKIDVIRWSPDPATYIANALSPARVEEVLLVNPEGRQAHILVAEDQLSLAIGKEGQNVRLAARLTGWKIDIKDIAKYDYEAEHQKMQELQAAIAQREAELADEEEDEEQLERETSSPAELEAKVTNPQSLADEEFAEDDEEFAEDDEEFAEDEEEEDILS, from the coding sequence ATGTCTATCGTTAATCTGCCGGGACTAAAAAAGATGATCGAAGAGATCTCTCAAAGCCATAATTTACCTAAATCAGCCGTCCAACAGGCACTGAGAGAAGCACTGATCAAAGGCTATGAGCGCTATCGCCGAGCGCAACGCATGGAGCGACCTCATTTTGATGATGAGTACTTTAACAACTTTGAAGTCGATTTAGATATCGAAGAAGAAGGATTCCGCATTCTTTGTACCAAAACCATTGTTGAGGAAGTTGGCAACACCGATCATCATATTTCCCTCAAAGAAGTTCAAGAAGTCGCATCAGAGGCACAATTAGGTGACTCGGTGGTTCTGGATGTTACCCCAGATCAACGTGATTTTGGTCGCATGGCTGCTATTCAAACCAAGCAGGTACTCTCCCAAAAACTACGGGATCAACAGCGCAAGTTGATCCAAGAAGAGTTTGAAGAGTTAGAAGGAACGGTTCTCCAAGCCAGAGTGCTACGATTTGAGCGGCAATCGGTGATCATGGCGATTAGCAGTGGCTTTGGTCAGCCGGAAGTGGAAGCCGAACTGCCCAAGCGCGAACAATTACCCAACGATACCTATCGCATTGGCAGTACCTTTAAGGTTTTTCTCAAAAAAGTGCGTGAAGGTCCTCACCGTGGACCCCAGCTTGTGGTTTCGCGAGCTTCGGCTGGTTTAGTGGTCTATCTGTTTGCCAATGAAGTCCCAGAAATCGAAGATGAAGTCGTGCGAATCGTGGCGGTGGCGCGAGAAGCTAATCCACCGTCGCGTCATGTCGGACCTCGGACTAAAATTGCCGTGGATACCCTAGAGCGGGATGTTGATCCCGTTGGGGCTTGTATCGGCGCTAGGGGATCGCGGATTCAAGTGGTTGTCAATGAATTGCGCGGCGAAAAAATAGATGTGATTCGTTGGTCGCCTGATCCCGCTACCTATATAGCCAATGCACTGAGTCCCGCACGAGTGGAGGAAGTCTTATTGGTGAATCCAGAAGGGCGTCAGGCTCACATTTTGGTCGCCGAAGATCAGCTCAGTTTAGCTATTGGCAAAGAGGGACAGAATGTTCGCCTAGCAGCTCGTCTCACAGGTTGGAAGATTGATATTAAAGATATCGCCAAGTACGACTACGAAGCTGAACACCAGAAAATGCAGGAGTTACAAGCCGCGATCGCACAGAGGGAAGCCGAACTCGCTGATGAAGAAGAGGATGAGGAGCAACTAGAGAGAGAAACTTCCTCACCAGCCGAGTTAGAGGCAAAGGTGACAAATCCTCAATCTCTAGCCGACGAGGAATTTGCTGAAGACGACGAGGAATTTGCTGAAGACGACGAGGAATTTGCTGAAGACGAGGAAGAGGAGGATATTTTGTCCTAA
- a CDS encoding GAF domain-containing protein, which produces MLQPELDQEDLLRRITNRIRQSLELQEILNATVAEVRSLLGTDRVMVYRFHASGGGQVIAESVNTNRLSSLNGLNFPADDIPEQARQLYLTERLRSIVDVSEGLIGLSPLEPSETDDRSTPQPIHYRPVDACHVKYLRAMGVQSSMVLPIVHYDIQAQRSQKRLWGLLVSHHVTPRTISQRELQIVQSVVDQVSIAIAQSNLLSQTRQQHQIEATINRVSTLLHSLPTIQLQAALQETVSALSSGGGRLYIAPDQVNLRAECLIYGTQPTFEDSPRKIEEHPVFVQWVTGDRTVDTANGSSEFTSTPVGCQPLIVNDLHQVAELASLAPAFDGTPIRGWLVIPLYYRSSFLGYLSIFRSQVVQEILWAGEFNPNEEQRSPRESFEQWREVKWNQAQLWTNYDIELAIALGHHFAMAIEQYKLYAQVQALNSNLECQVAERTAKLQQSLEQGRALQRVTNQIRGTLDLKTTLQTIVREVRQLLNTDRVIIYRFTDDSHGQVIVESMTGEWLSLLDIDDPQQYFSKAQIQVYKRGNLGVIKDVTQARLTPDQQEFLKRCQVQAALIVPIGVENPQTNEIPIMLDSLPCPRWEQPLWGFLIAQECKARRDWLPSEIKLLKKLADQAAVAIQQAELFTHTQAQAQQLASAFHHLKQTQAQLIQTEKMSSLGQLIAGVAHEINNPVNFIYGNLVYTSQYAQDLLNIIHSYQKYHPQPEPEIIELLDVIDLEFLEGDLPKLLESMKMGSERIRKLVLSLRNFSRLDQAEKKLVDIHEGIESTLLILQYRLKGKSNHPGIQVIKNYGELPLVECYPSQLNQVFMNVLSNAIDALEDCNPDHQRITISTTVQSKTSENQYSPNNTTPIEENQGSFPTHIIIQIADSGSGISPELQSQIFDPFFTTKPIGKGTGLGLSISYQIIVEKHGGIFKCSSQPGEGTGFWIEIPIRQSQSEDK; this is translated from the coding sequence GTGTTACAACCAGAACTCGATCAAGAAGACTTATTGCGCCGGATCACGAATCGGATTCGCCAATCCTTAGAGTTACAAGAGATTTTAAATGCCACAGTTGCAGAAGTGCGATCGTTGTTAGGAACCGATCGCGTCATGGTTTACCGCTTTCATGCGTCGGGTGGTGGACAGGTGATTGCTGAATCAGTCAACACCAATCGACTGTCTTCTCTCAACGGATTAAACTTCCCCGCCGATGATATTCCCGAACAAGCCCGTCAATTGTACCTCACTGAGCGCTTGCGTTCCATTGTGGATGTTTCCGAGGGACTAATTGGTTTATCACCCTTAGAACCCTCAGAAACCGATGATCGCTCCACGCCGCAACCGATTCACTATCGTCCCGTAGATGCTTGTCATGTCAAGTATTTACGAGCAATGGGGGTTCAGTCTTCCATGGTCTTACCCATTGTCCATTATGATATTCAGGCTCAACGGTCTCAGAAACGACTCTGGGGACTTTTAGTCTCTCATCACGTCACACCCCGTACCATTAGCCAACGGGAATTGCAGATTGTCCAATCGGTGGTGGATCAGGTGTCCATTGCCATTGCTCAGTCGAATCTCTTATCCCAAACCCGTCAGCAGCATCAAATCGAAGCGACGATTAATCGTGTCTCCACCTTGCTGCATTCGTTACCCACCATTCAACTCCAAGCTGCTTTACAAGAAACGGTTAGCGCTCTATCGAGTGGGGGAGGTAGACTCTATATAGCCCCAGACCAAGTGAATCTGAGGGCAGAGTGCCTGATATATGGCACACAACCTACATTTGAAGACAGTCCGAGGAAGATTGAAGAGCATCCTGTGTTCGTCCAATGGGTAACAGGGGATAGAACCGTTGACACAGCCAATGGCTCATCTGAATTCACTTCGACTCCTGTCGGTTGTCAGCCACTCATCGTCAATGATTTGCATCAAGTCGCAGAGTTAGCGAGTCTAGCTCCAGCCTTTGATGGGACTCCAATTCGAGGTTGGTTAGTAATACCCTTGTATTATCGCTCCTCATTCTTGGGTTATCTAAGTATTTTTCGCTCCCAAGTGGTGCAAGAAATTTTGTGGGCGGGAGAGTTTAACCCCAATGAAGAACAACGCAGTCCCCGTGAATCTTTTGAACAGTGGCGAGAGGTCAAATGGAATCAAGCTCAATTGTGGACGAATTACGACATTGAACTAGCGATCGCACTCGGTCATCATTTTGCTATGGCGATCGAGCAATATAAACTTTATGCTCAAGTACAAGCCCTAAATAGTAACTTAGAATGCCAAGTGGCTGAACGCACAGCAAAGTTACAGCAATCTCTAGAGCAAGGACGGGCGCTACAGCGAGTGACCAACCAAATTCGCGGTACTCTTGATCTGAAAACCACCCTACAAACGATTGTACGAGAAGTTCGTCAACTGCTGAACACTGACCGAGTGATCATTTATCGGTTTACCGATGATTCCCACGGTCAAGTTATTGTGGAATCGATGACAGGTGAGTGGTTATCACTTTTAGATATTGACGATCCGCAGCAGTATTTCTCGAAAGCCCAGATTCAAGTGTATAAGCGAGGTAATTTAGGAGTGATTAAGGATGTCACTCAAGCCCGATTAACTCCGGATCAACAAGAGTTCTTAAAACGTTGTCAAGTACAAGCCGCTTTAATTGTTCCCATTGGCGTGGAGAATCCTCAAACTAATGAAATACCCATTATGCTGGATAGTCTTCCTTGTCCCAGATGGGAGCAACCTCTGTGGGGATTTTTAATTGCTCAAGAATGTAAAGCTAGGCGAGATTGGCTTCCCTCAGAGATTAAACTGCTAAAAAAGTTAGCCGATCAAGCGGCGGTGGCGATTCAGCAAGCGGAATTATTTACCCATACTCAAGCCCAAGCCCAACAATTGGCAAGTGCGTTTCACCATCTCAAGCAAACTCAAGCCCAACTGATTCAAACCGAAAAAATGTCGAGTCTGGGACAGTTGATTGCGGGAGTAGCTCACGAAATTAATAATCCGGTGAATTTTATTTATGGTAACCTGGTTTATACCAGTCAGTATGCTCAGGATTTACTGAATATTATTCATTCCTACCAGAAATATCATCCTCAGCCAGAGCCAGAAATTATTGAATTGTTAGATGTTATCGACTTGGAATTTTTAGAAGGAGATTTACCCAAGCTTTTAGAGTCGATGAAAATGGGATCGGAACGGATTCGCAAGCTAGTTTTGTCATTGCGAAACTTCTCCCGCCTTGACCAAGCCGAGAAAAAATTAGTAGATATCCACGAAGGGATAGAGAGTACGCTACTGATTTTACAATATCGCCTGAAAGGAAAATCCAATCATCCAGGGATTCAGGTGATCAAAAATTATGGGGAGTTGCCGTTGGTTGAATGCTATCCCAGTCAACTGAACCAGGTTTTTATGAATGTTTTGAGCAACGCGATTGATGCGTTAGAAGACTGTAATCCAGATCACCAGAGGATTACGATTTCCACAACTGTTCAATCTAAGACTAGTGAGAACCAATATAGTCCGAATAACACCACACCAATAGAGGAAAATCAAGGCTCATTTCCAACTCATATCATCATTCAGATTGCTGATAGTGGTTCAGGAATTAGCCCAGAACTTCAATCACAAATTTTCGATCCCTTTTTTACAACCAAGCCGATTGGGAAAGGAACGGGTTTAGGGCTTTCGATTAGTTATCAAATTATCGTGGAAAAACATGGGGGAATCTTTAAATGCAGTTCTCAGCCAGGAGAAGGAACTGGATTTTGGATTGAGATTCCCATTCGTCAGTCTCAAAGCGAGGATAAATAG
- a CDS encoding general stress protein, whose product MTLGQYQRGVGVFPTRQATEDALKHLIDADFPMNQVSVIARDEEQIAGVQVQDDTENEAGEGAAAGAVAGGVTGGIVGLIGTLGAIALPGVGPILVGGAAASVIGNTLLGGAVGSAAGGLFGALLGLEVTEAEAKLYQDRLEKGHYLILVDSTSEEISRAASILKPQGIQEWRSYNRPEVNTPAPGYTHPTAAPVGSPTPLGTAYTGPFGEPLGATPTGVTPVTPPPTAPTPVTQNQRAIGVFSYEQNLKKALDGLKAAGFDMNLVSVIAKDAEHPDQVSGVRVTDPVSHEKAKDAATGTVAGGVLGGLTGLLVGLVTVAVPGVGPVVFVGTEAAAIASALGGGAIGAAAGGLVGILANLGVPEEQAKKYSDRLSHGDYLVLVQGTDEQISQAETILRDRGIEEWEIYNNPSAPMTHPGRVFP is encoded by the coding sequence ATGACGTTAGGTCAATATCAGCGAGGTGTGGGGGTCTTTCCGACGCGACAAGCTACCGAAGATGCTCTAAAACATCTGATAGATGCAGATTTTCCCATGAACCAAGTATCAGTCATTGCCCGGGATGAGGAGCAAATTGCTGGTGTTCAAGTGCAAGACGATACCGAAAATGAAGCCGGAGAAGGTGCGGCGGCTGGTGCGGTTGCGGGGGGAGTTACAGGAGGTATCGTCGGTTTAATTGGTACCTTGGGTGCGATCGCGCTTCCTGGAGTTGGACCCATTTTAGTCGGCGGTGCAGCGGCTTCAGTAATTGGTAATACGCTCTTGGGTGGGGCGGTTGGTAGCGCGGCTGGCGGCTTATTTGGGGCGTTACTTGGATTAGAAGTTACCGAAGCTGAAGCTAAACTTTACCAAGATCGCTTAGAAAAAGGACATTATTTAATCCTAGTGGATAGCACATCAGAGGAAATCAGCCGTGCGGCTTCTATCCTGAAACCCCAAGGAATTCAAGAGTGGAGAAGTTATAATCGTCCTGAGGTGAATACTCCCGCTCCCGGCTATACTCACCCAACGGCGGCTCCAGTGGGATCTCCTACACCCCTTGGCACGGCGTATACAGGACCCTTTGGTGAACCTTTGGGTGCAACACCGACGGGTGTAACTCCGGTTACTCCACCACCAACAGCACCAACACCTGTAACGCAAAATCAGCGAGCGATTGGTGTCTTTTCTTACGAGCAAAATTTAAAAAAGGCTCTCGATGGGTTAAAAGCGGCTGGATTTGACATGAACCTCGTTTCAGTGATTGCCAAAGACGCCGAACATCCCGATCAGGTGTCTGGGGTGAGAGTCACCGATCCCGTGAGTCATGAAAAAGCCAAAGATGCAGCCACCGGGACTGTCGCTGGGGGTGTCTTGGGCGGATTAACCGGATTACTGGTTGGGTTAGTCACCGTAGCGGTTCCTGGTGTGGGTCCCGTGGTATTTGTCGGAACCGAAGCCGCTGCGATCGCTTCTGCATTAGGCGGAGGAGCTATTGGTGCGGCTGCTGGTGGTTTGGTCGGTATACTCGCGAACTTAGGCGTTCCCGAAGAGCAAGCCAAAAAATATAGCGATCGCCTCTCTCATGGGGATTATCTGGTGTTGGTTCAGGGAACGGATGAGCAAATAAGCCAAGCCGAAACCATTCTGCGCGATCGGGGGATTGAGGAATGGGAGATCTACAACAATCCCAGCGCCCCCATGACTCATCCCGGTCGTGTCTTTCCATAA
- a CDS encoding plastocyanin/azurin family copper-binding protein, with amino-acid sequence MMLKKLSLNHPWQNQWLRRCLTAIIGLILGINLVCFPAIAATPAIEVNVSLGNSADELKFFPNQFEFVAGKRYKLLLDNPSPQKHYFTAKDFADASWTQKVEAAKVEVKGAIHELELKPSGEAEWVFVPMKPGTYELHCSIPGHTEAGMVGEITIKP; translated from the coding sequence ATGATGCTCAAAAAACTATCCTTAAATCACCCCTGGCAAAATCAATGGCTTCGCCGATGCTTAACCGCAATCATTGGACTAATTCTAGGAATTAACCTAGTATGCTTCCCAGCGATCGCGGCGACTCCAGCCATAGAGGTTAACGTGAGTTTAGGCAATTCAGCCGATGAATTGAAGTTCTTCCCTAACCAATTTGAGTTTGTCGCAGGTAAACGCTATAAACTGTTGCTGGATAATCCTAGTCCCCAAAAGCACTACTTCACCGCCAAAGACTTTGCTGATGCGAGTTGGACTCAAAAAGTTGAAGCCGCCAAAGTCGAAGTTAAAGGAGCAATCCATGAACTAGAACTGAAACCCAGTGGCGAGGCTGAGTGGGTATTTGTGCCAATGAAACCCGGAACCTACGAACTTCATTGTTCAATTCCTGGACATACAGAAGCAGGTATGGTAGGAGAAATTACCATAAAACCTTAA
- a CDS encoding NADAR family protein, with the protein MTIYFYKVEEPYGCFSNFSPHPIQIDGWCWQTVEHYYQAHKFVGTTDEALIRTIKNVSTPMEAALLGRDRTRNHRPDWEQVKQQIMWRGVLTKFLTHPDIQQILLNTGEDVIVEDSPTDYYWGCGEDQTGENHLGKMLMNVRQHIRQHLAQANCKLVDR; encoded by the coding sequence ATGACAATTTATTTTTATAAGGTTGAGGAACCCTATGGCTGCTTTTCCAACTTCTCTCCCCACCCGATCCAGATCGATGGCTGGTGTTGGCAAACCGTTGAGCATTACTATCAGGCGCACAAGTTCGTCGGGACGACAGACGAAGCCTTGATCAGGACAATAAAAAATGTGTCAACACCAATGGAAGCCGCCCTCCTCGGACGCGATCGCACCCGGAATCATCGTCCTGATTGGGAACAGGTAAAACAACAGATTATGTGGCGAGGGGTTTTGACCAAATTTCTTACCCATCCTGATATTCAGCAAATCCTGCTGAACACCGGAGAAGACGTGATTGTTGAAGATTCTCCCACAGATTACTACTGGGGGTGTGGTGAGGATCAAACCGGTGAGAATCATTTGGGGAAAATGCTGATGAATGTTCGTCAACATATCCGACAGCATTTAGCACAGGCGAACTGCAAACTCGTAGATCGGTAA
- the rimP gene encoding ribosome maturation factor RimP — translation MTHPLIPQLIDLATPVAEKLGLEFVGAVFHTNRRPPVLRVDIRNRDGDTGLDDCERMSRALEAELDAVDLIPDAYVLEISSPGISQELTTDRDFIAFKGFSVVVNTAEPDQGHKEWRGKLIRRDDTRVYINQKGRAIAIPRDQVTKVQFDEQG, via the coding sequence ATGACTCATCCCCTGATTCCACAACTAATCGATTTGGCAACCCCAGTAGCCGAAAAATTGGGATTGGAGTTCGTTGGGGCGGTGTTTCACACGAACAGACGTCCCCCTGTACTTCGGGTAGATATCCGCAACCGCGACGGCGATACGGGTTTAGATGACTGTGAACGTATGAGTCGGGCTTTAGAAGCTGAATTAGATGCCGTGGATTTGATTCCAGATGCTTATGTTTTGGAAATTTCTAGTCCTGGGATCTCGCAAGAGCTAACGACAGACCGAGACTTCATCGCATTTAAAGGATTTTCAGTGGTGGTCAACACCGCTGAACCTGACCAAGGACATAAAGAATGGCGAGGGAAATTAATTCGCCGGGATGATACCCGTGTATATATCAACCAAAAAGGACGGGCGATCGCCATTCCTCGCGATCAAGTGACTAAAGTACAGTTCGATGAGCAGGGTTAA